A part of Desulfobacter sp. genomic DNA contains:
- a CDS encoding flagellar hook-length control protein FliK: protein MDMMFAFADMKSAVSNLAARNASNLGNPSAGTGSAGRAVEDTGSNLDAFAARFKKAVGKLEAVEQSSQGAGKAEKLVETGENTETTTSAVKSGKAFLASLEAALLKISGGDLNGVTMDREGLDALEKLLVKAGFDPDEVAEALAGFKEKLGAGEKEISLGDVMKSLDSLEPVDGEDADEDVFLETSSLPFIAALLEEYQIPKDVAAGILEKADSGQNGINLNTLVQALEKMMESGSQSGTPLEITADRSKVTELLASVNMASAAEAVVQDIGAGASEGETVTLKDLISIFDTYARSKTKDVQSIQHASQLPLAGGAGENGGKESAGALVDKLFASFTLASEDQDLSGFSFREVRDQFKNDLLIPKKNGKNKTSLFAAEQTGDTSRTDTGLKEISTPVAKQVASGLSGQGHGRHAAGTEHKSADAQADKVDVQSGDTAGAKADTNSPLTSLRTKSSERALPSYVTNQVNRSIVRAVNNGESTLKIQLKPAELGRLMLTIDNSGNSIKVSILTENQAAKDILASNVNELRTTLASAGISLDSFDVDMSSDFRQSMANAGGQAGNFNRKGGRNAGGGLGGSNAEGSDEPLPLAQESDLDGSYHFVA from the coding sequence ATGGACATGATGTTTGCCTTTGCCGATATGAAATCAGCAGTTTCCAACCTGGCGGCCCGTAACGCTTCAAATTTGGGGAACCCGTCTGCCGGGACAGGATCGGCTGGCCGGGCCGTTGAAGACACCGGCTCAAACCTGGATGCATTTGCGGCCAGGTTCAAAAAGGCCGTGGGGAAGCTTGAGGCGGTGGAACAGTCTTCCCAGGGGGCGGGCAAGGCGGAAAAACTTGTCGAAACCGGGGAAAATACCGAAACGACGACTTCGGCCGTTAAAAGCGGAAAGGCCTTTTTGGCCAGCCTGGAGGCCGCCCTTCTGAAAATTTCCGGGGGGGATCTCAATGGCGTCACCATGGATAGGGAGGGGCTGGATGCCCTGGAAAAACTCCTGGTCAAGGCCGGGTTCGACCCGGATGAGGTGGCCGAGGCCCTTGCGGGATTCAAAGAAAAGCTCGGGGCAGGGGAAAAGGAAATCAGCCTCGGTGATGTGATGAAAAGCCTTGATTCCCTGGAACCCGTGGACGGGGAGGATGCCGATGAAGATGTGTTCTTGGAAACCTCTTCCCTTCCGTTTATCGCAGCCCTCCTGGAGGAGTACCAAATCCCCAAGGATGTGGCGGCAGGCATCCTGGAAAAAGCGGACAGCGGCCAGAATGGGATCAACCTTAATACACTGGTGCAGGCACTTGAAAAGATGATGGAATCCGGCAGCCAGAGCGGCACTCCGTTGGAAATAACGGCGGACAGGTCTAAGGTAACGGAGCTCCTGGCCAGTGTAAATATGGCCTCAGCGGCAGAGGCGGTGGTGCAGGATATCGGCGCCGGGGCATCTGAAGGGGAGACCGTGACCCTTAAAGATCTGATTTCGATTTTTGATACCTATGCCAGATCCAAAACCAAAGATGTGCAGTCGATACAGCATGCTTCCCAATTGCCCCTGGCAGGCGGTGCCGGGGAAAACGGGGGAAAAGAATCGGCAGGTGCCTTGGTTGACAAGCTGTTCGCCTCCTTTACCCTGGCCAGTGAGGATCAAGACCTGTCCGGATTTTCCTTCCGTGAGGTCCGGGACCAGTTCAAAAATGATTTGCTGATTCCGAAAAAGAACGGGAAAAATAAAACCAGCCTCTTTGCAGCGGAACAGACGGGCGATACCTCCCGGACCGATACCGGCCTCAAGGAGATCAGCACTCCCGTGGCAAAGCAGGTGGCATCCGGGCTTTCCGGCCAGGGCCATGGCAGGCATGCCGCCGGAACGGAACATAAATCTGCGGACGCACAGGCGGACAAGGTCGATGTGCAGTCCGGGGACACAGCCGGGGCAAAGGCCGATACCAACAGCCCCTTGACCAGCCTTAGAACCAAATCCTCTGAACGGGCACTGCCCTCCTATGTGACCAACCAGGTAAACCGGAGTATTGTCCGGGCGGTGAACAATGGTGAGAGTACCCTCAAGATCCAGTTGAAGCCTGCGGAACTGGGACGGCTGATGCTCACCATCGATAATTCAGGCAACAGCATCAAGGTGAGCATCCTCACCGAGAACCAGGCGGCCAAAGATATACTGGCGTCCAATGTCAATGAACTGAGGACAACCCTTGCCTCAGCCGGCATCAGCCTGGACAGCTTTGATGTGGACATGAGCAGTGATTTCAGGCAGTCCATGGCCAATGCGGGCGGGCAGGCCGGCAACTTTAACCGTAAAGGCGGCAGGAATGCCGGCGGCGGATTGGGTGGTTCCAATGCCGAGGGCAGCGATGAGCCCCTTCCGCTTGCGCAGGAATCCGACCTGGACGGTTCATATCATTTTGTAGCCTAA
- the fliJ gene encoding flagellar export protein FliJ, protein MKRFEFKLQSLLNYRKHLEQQARQDMARAVADVTACEKGIADMKQNRLDAEGRLDRLVEKGIPSNEFRSHYAYLSGLDQTIVSERDRKRYLEKVVAEKRKILKQRTIDKKAMERLRERRAEEYTREMLREEQKGLDEISAIKTAREALNGQS, encoded by the coding sequence ATGAAACGGTTTGAATTCAAACTTCAGTCCCTGCTCAATTACAGGAAACACCTGGAACAACAGGCCCGCCAGGATATGGCCAGGGCCGTGGCGGATGTCACCGCCTGCGAAAAGGGCATTGCAGACATGAAGCAGAATCGGCTGGATGCCGAAGGCCGCCTTGACCGGCTGGTGGAAAAAGGGATTCCCTCAAATGAGTTCCGCAGCCACTACGCCTATCTGTCCGGCCTGGACCAAACCATTGTCAGCGAACGGGACCGCAAAAGGTACCTTGAAAAGGTGGTGGCGGAAAAAAGAAAAATTCTTAAGCAAAGAACCATTGACAAAAAAGCCATGGAACGGTTACGTGAGAGGCGGGCTGAGGAATATACCCGTGAAATGCTCAGGGAAGAGCAGAAGGGGCTTGATGAGATCTCAGCCATAAAAACCGCAAGGGAGGCTTTGAATGGGCAGTCGTAA